One stretch of Nitrospirota bacterium DNA includes these proteins:
- a CDS encoding universal stress protein produces MKVLVPVDGSKHASEGIKVASHYAKTKDAQLYLITVIPSVADIDLELSASERNRLLESMKKQGEELLAKSTELMKACGVGKVNTVLATAPSPAQEIVSFAEKEKIDLIVIGSRGRNANSRFSLGSVAANVVRHSHCCVYVVKEPCWI; encoded by the coding sequence ATGAAAGTATTGGTACCGGTTGACGGATCCAAACATGCATCAGAAGGCATCAAGGTGGCATCTCACTATGCAAAGACAAAAGATGCGCAGCTGTACCTGATAACGGTCATCCCGTCGGTGGCGGACATCGACCTCGAACTTTCCGCTTCAGAGCGCAACCGGCTTCTCGAAAGCATGAAAAAACAAGGAGAAGAGCTCCTGGCCAAATCAACGGAATTGATGAAAGCGTGCGGAGTTGGCAAGGTGAACACGGTCCTTGCCACGGCGCCCTCTCCCGCACAGGAGATCGTCTCTTTTGCTGAAAAGGAAAAGATCGACCTCATCGTGATCGGAAGCAGAGGGAGGAACGCGAACAGTCGCTTCAGCCTTGGAAGCGTGGCAGCCAACGTCGTGCGCCACAGCCACTGCTGTGTCTATGTCGTGAAAGAACCGTGCTGGATATAA
- a CDS encoding GntR family transcriptional regulator, which yields MLTNKTIDRESQQKLYVQMFSIIKEKIETREWPVGSQIPTEDELCKIYDVSKATIRMAIADLVRTGYLKKLQGKGTFVKHSIPDLGITMKTRLTEDMFGEGVSARKELLVKGIKVPPADVKNYLKAEGDIYYILCKRVVNSEPAYLEESFIPLDSVPDIAEFEVCQTPFYEMVQQKSTKKIFKVVQMIEITGMTDDAASILKTGVGTPMLLLHRLLVASDGSPIAYTRLMGCGRKYKIQTELIQITS from the coding sequence ATGTTGACTAATAAGACAATAGATAGAGAAAGCCAGCAAAAGCTCTATGTCCAGATGTTCTCTATTATCAAAGAAAAGATAGAGACTCGCGAATGGCCTGTGGGATCGCAGATTCCTACTGAAGACGAGCTTTGCAAAATCTATGATGTGAGCAAGGCAACGATCCGGATGGCCATTGCCGATCTGGTACGGACCGGGTATCTCAAAAAATTGCAGGGCAAAGGCACCTTTGTCAAGCATTCAATTCCAGACCTCGGCATAACCATGAAAACAAGATTGACCGAAGATATGTTCGGAGAGGGGGTGAGCGCACGAAAGGAGCTTCTGGTGAAAGGGATCAAGGTGCCGCCTGCGGACGTGAAAAATTATTTAAAGGCCGAAGGCGACATCTACTACATTCTCTGCAAGAGGGTCGTGAACAGTGAGCCTGCCTACCTTGAGGAGTCATTCATTCCGCTCGACAGCGTTCCCGACATAGCAGAGTTTGAGGTCTGTCAGACCCCTTTTTATGAAATGGTGCAGCAGAAGTCAACAAAAAAGATCTTCAAGGTCGTCCAGATGATCGAGATCACCGGAATGACCGACGACGCCGCTTCAATTCTCAAGACCGGTGTTGGCACGCCGATGCTCCTGCTCCATCGGCTTCTCGTTGCGTCCGATGGGAGCCCGATCGCCTATACCCGCTTGATGGGATGTGGCAGAAAGTACAAGATCCAGACGGAACTGATACAGATTACCTCGTAA
- a CDS encoding sulfite exporter TauE/SafE family protein: MGAMRNTYEFLKAASIAHAKWDYEVSMSIIHNRKKMWLLLLMLMPILIITLADAGNMLGGKTAYAPAFYSDSIFLISIAIGLAAGLITGCIGAGGGFIITPALMAAGVKGILAVGTDVFHIFAKAIMGTTVHKKLGNVSTKLAIAFLVGSGAGTFIGGSINRFLYDKDPLLSEAFISLVYAVLLGFLGVYAMMDFWKSRHATGGDAHGGSSGTTDFARKLQSMNIPPMITFDEDYVEGGKKISGVFIAMGGMIVGILAAIMGVGGGFVTFPMFVYTFGVSTATTVGTDILQIIFTAGLASIVQYAIYGYVFYTLAMGMLIGSLIGIQVGALTTKVVKGIQIRGFYAVSILAGFINRAATLPKKMVELEYINMSKTTINAIEFFGNIIFWVVVAIFGIWIFSKFFANIKTLREEA, from the coding sequence ATGGGAGCAATGAGAAACACCTACGAATTTTTGAAAGCGGCGTCCATAGCGCACGCCAAGTGGGACTATGAGGTCTCCATGAGCATCATTCATAACCGGAAGAAGATGTGGCTCCTGTTGCTCATGCTGATGCCGATTCTGATCATTACACTGGCAGACGCTGGTAATATGCTGGGCGGCAAGACCGCCTATGCACCGGCATTTTATTCAGACAGCATCTTTCTGATCTCGATCGCCATCGGCCTGGCCGCAGGGCTCATCACCGGCTGTATTGGCGCGGGCGGCGGATTTATCATCACCCCGGCGCTTATGGCCGCGGGCGTCAAGGGCATCCTGGCTGTGGGCACCGACGTGTTCCACATCTTTGCCAAGGCCATCATGGGCACCACGGTCCATAAAAAGCTCGGTAACGTATCGACGAAGCTGGCAATAGCGTTCCTCGTCGGTTCGGGCGCCGGGACGTTCATCGGCGGCTCCATCAACAGGTTTCTCTATGACAAGGATCCGCTTCTTTCCGAGGCGTTCATCAGCCTGGTCTATGCTGTCCTGCTCGGCTTTCTCGGCGTGTATGCCATGATGGACTTCTGGAAATCCCGCCATGCGACGGGCGGCGATGCCCACGGCGGGTCCTCGGGCACGACCGACTTCGCTCGGAAGCTCCAGAGCATGAATATCCCGCCCATGATCACCTTTGACGAAGATTATGTCGAGGGAGGCAAGAAGATCTCCGGCGTGTTTATTGCCATGGGCGGCATGATCGTCGGCATCCTGGCCGCCATCATGGGTGTGGGCGGCGGGTTCGTCACCTTTCCCATGTTCGTGTACACCTTCGGCGTGTCCACGGCGACTACCGTAGGCACGGATATTCTCCAGATCATCTTTACCGCGGGACTGGCCTCCATCGTGCAGTACGCCATCTACGGCTATGTGTTCTATACCCTGGCCATGGGCATGCTGATCGGTTCGCTCATCGGCATCCAGGTCGGCGCACTCACGACCAAGGTGGTGAAGGGCATCCAGATCCGCGGGTTCTACGCCGTGTCCATCCTCGCGGGATTCATCAACCGGGCGGCAACGCTGCCCAAAAAGATGGTGGAACTTGAGTACATAAACATGTCCAAGACGACCATCAACGCAATCGAATTTTTCGGCAACATCATTTTCTGGGTCGTGGTCGCCATCTTCGGCATCTGGATCTTCAGCAAGTTCTTTGCCAACATTAAAACGCTCAGAGAGGAGGCATAG
- a CDS encoding universal stress protein: protein MAEICPVVNTEKLLLATDASQFSEGAIREAIRLAKRCSSKLSVLSVIETNPEYETIAPQLLEKAEKSAQEHLGSVKERAKKEGVDCTTSILEGEDSFNYISDEAAKNKVSMIIMGRRGRSGLKRLMMGSVTSRVIGHAPCNVLVVPKAAQVDFKSIVVATDGSKYSLAAASEAIGLAKQNKSELTVISVVPSELMTPTDIDLTMTHKELIADKEMHEAEKNVKSVKEAAQKEGVAVKAFVMSGRPADAIIEIARDKNADLIVLGSHGRTGLEKLLMGSVAERVIVLSSCAVLVVKRK, encoded by the coding sequence ATGGCAGAGATATGTCCGGTGGTAAATACTGAGAAGTTGCTTCTTGCAACAGATGCTTCACAATTCAGCGAGGGCGCCATACGCGAGGCCATCCGGCTCGCAAAACGGTGTTCAAGCAAGCTTTCGGTATTATCCGTGATCGAAACGAACCCTGAGTATGAAACGATCGCGCCCCAGCTTCTGGAAAAAGCTGAGAAGTCCGCACAGGAGCATCTCGGATCCGTGAAAGAACGGGCAAAAAAAGAGGGGGTGGATTGCACCACCAGCATCCTTGAAGGTGAAGACTCCTTTAACTATATTTCCGACGAAGCGGCCAAGAACAAGGTATCGATGATCATTATGGGAAGGCGCGGCCGTTCGGGGCTGAAGCGGCTTATGATGGGGAGTGTCACCTCGCGCGTAATCGGCCACGCGCCATGCAACGTGTTAGTCGTGCCAAAGGCGGCGCAGGTGGATTTCAAGAGCATCGTGGTTGCGACGGACGGCTCGAAATACTCGCTTGCAGCGGCGTCCGAGGCCATCGGGCTTGCGAAGCAGAACAAGAGCGAGTTGACGGTCATCAGTGTGGTTCCGTCAGAGCTTATGACCCCCACGGACATCGACTTGACCATGACCCACAAGGAACTCATCGCGGATAAAGAGATGCACGAGGCGGAGAAGAACGTCAAGTCAGTTAAAGAAGCGGCGCAGAAAGAAGGTGTCGCGGTAAAGGCCTTTGTCATGAGCGGCAGGCCCGCCGACGCCATCATCGAGATCGCCAGGGACAAGAACGCGGACCTCATCGTGCTGGGAAGTCATGGCCGGACCGGTCTGGAAAAACTCCTCATGGGCAGCGTGGCAGAGCGGGTGATCGTACTGTCGTCCTGCGCGGTGCTGGTAGTGAAGCGGAAATGA
- a CDS encoding Smr/MutS family protein, producing the protein MKKSKPPAWPQPDFKNTPFTSLKGRVPATAGSSKKSTTPLVRKKNNSSTDEDDASLFLRATEGAKRFGQAPDAHDLSATRQAPVETTVRAPEDSRLFLVAMQKIGTTFGDRVPERELEDAERRSPTSRMRQLKRGTIRISRELDLHGFLKDEALMRLEQFVADAYSGGQQAVLVITGKGINSPEGPVLQGAVAEWLRKKGKGLVAEFSPAPRALGGNGAFAVFLKKQ; encoded by the coding sequence ATGAAAAAAAGCAAACCCCCGGCTTGGCCACAACCGGATTTTAAAAACACACCGTTCACGTCCCTGAAAGGCCGTGTTCCCGCAACAGCCGGATCTTCAAAAAAAAGCACAACGCCCCTGGTGCGCAAGAAGAACAACAGCAGCACCGATGAAGACGATGCCTCGCTCTTTCTTCGCGCAACAGAGGGAGCAAAGAGATTCGGTCAAGCTCCTGACGCGCACGATCTCTCGGCTACCCGGCAGGCCCCTGTGGAAACCACGGTCCGCGCGCCGGAAGACAGCCGGCTTTTTCTCGTTGCCATGCAGAAGATCGGAACGACCTTCGGCGATAGAGTACCTGAGCGGGAACTTGAAGATGCGGAGCGACGGTCACCGACGAGCAGAATGCGGCAGCTGAAACGCGGTACGATCCGAATCAGCCGGGAGCTTGATCTCCACGGCTTTCTCAAGGACGAGGCACTTATGCGGCTTGAGCAGTTTGTTGCCGATGCATACAGCGGAGGGCAGCAGGCGGTGCTCGTGATCACGGGTAAGGGCATCAATTCTCCCGAGGGCCCGGTATTGCAGGGGGCTGTGGCCGAGTGGCTGAGGAAAAAGGGGAAGGGGCTTGTTGCGGAGTTTTCACCGGCGCCGCGCGCGCTGGGAGGGAACGGTGCCTTTGCGGTGTTCTTGAAGAAGCAGTGA
- a CDS encoding sigma-54 dependent transcriptional regulator yields the protein MDKIRALVVDDESSVCEAMKAILEMEGIEVIATTSSVDAVDMVRKNSFDLIVSDLKMPVMNGFQFYEKVREIDTDSIFIIITAFGTIPSAVDAVKKGIYDYIPKPFSPDEVRLPVRRALEKRRLERENLVLRTQIETRYSFQNIIGNSPEIRETFRVMRHAASSESNVLVTGESGTGKELVARAIHSNSVRARRKFVTVNCGAIPDGLIESEFFGHMKGSFTSAIADKRGLVEEADKGTLFLDEIGELSPPLQVKLLRVLQEGEFTRIGDVQPRKVNVRVIAATNKDLKKAIAEKNFREDLFYRLNVIPIELPPLRRRKDDIPLLVNHFIDKHKNKAPEKNITGVVKDAMQALLNYHFPGNVRELENSIEYAIAFTAGPVVQKEDLPKYILEDKKLSQDAQKIPIMPLKDAKGQFEKSLIIAALIESGGNISEAARLLNVHRQNLQQKIRLLGIDMVSVSPIK from the coding sequence ATGGATAAGATAAGAGCGCTCGTCGTGGACGACGAGTCAAGCGTATGTGAGGCCATGAAGGCCATCCTTGAGATGGAAGGAATTGAGGTGATCGCCACGACGAGCAGTGTGGACGCGGTCGATATGGTGCGAAAGAACTCTTTTGACCTTATTGTATCGGACCTCAAAATGCCGGTCATGAATGGATTCCAGTTCTATGAAAAGGTCCGGGAAATCGACACTGACAGCATATTCATCATCATCACCGCGTTCGGCACCATCCCGTCAGCCGTGGACGCGGTCAAGAAAGGGATCTACGACTACATCCCCAAACCGTTCTCGCCGGATGAAGTAAGGTTACCCGTCAGGAGGGCGCTCGAAAAGCGAAGGCTGGAACGGGAGAACCTCGTTCTTCGTACGCAGATCGAGACGCGGTATTCGTTCCAGAACATCATCGGCAACAGTCCAGAGATCCGCGAGACATTCCGGGTCATGCGCCACGCGGCATCGAGCGAGAGCAATGTGCTCGTGACCGGCGAGAGCGGAACAGGCAAGGAACTGGTGGCGCGGGCGATCCATTCGAACAGCGTGCGGGCCCGTCGGAAGTTCGTGACGGTGAACTGCGGAGCCATCCCCGATGGGCTTATCGAGTCCGAGTTCTTCGGCCACATGAAGGGATCGTTCACGAGCGCGATTGCGGACAAACGCGGACTTGTGGAAGAAGCGGACAAGGGAACCCTGTTCCTCGATGAGATCGGCGAGCTCTCACCGCCGCTCCAGGTAAAACTTCTGCGGGTCCTGCAGGAAGGTGAGTTTACGCGTATCGGCGACGTCCAACCGCGCAAGGTGAATGTGCGCGTTATCGCTGCCACAAATAAAGACCTGAAGAAAGCCATCGCTGAGAAGAATTTCCGGGAAGACCTGTTCTACCGGCTGAACGTGATCCCCATCGAGCTGCCGCCTCTTCGCAGGAGAAAGGATGATATTCCCCTGCTCGTAAACCATTTTATCGACAAACACAAGAACAAAGCGCCGGAAAAGAATATCACCGGAGTTGTTAAGGACGCGATGCAGGCGCTCCTGAACTACCATTTCCCGGGTAATGTGCGTGAGCTCGAGAACTCGATCGAGTATGCCATCGCCTTTACTGCGGGGCCGGTTGTGCAAAAAGAAGATCTACCCAAGTATATTCTTGAGGATAAGAAGCTCAGCCAGGATGCGCAGAAGATCCCGATCATGCCGCTCAAGGATGCGAAAGGCCAGTTCGAAAAGAGCCTCATTATCGCGGCGCTGATTGAATCAGGCGGTAATATATCCGAGGCAGCGCGCCTGCTCAACGTCCACCGTCAGAATCTCCAGCAGAAGATCAGGCTGCTTGGTATTGATATGGTATCTGTCTCTCCTATAAAATAA
- a CDS encoding ATP-binding protein — MKIRDKLFVGFGLYIFLLAILGFFAYKELRTISLRLVLVETADDITNTILEVRRYEKNFLLFKDQESLDVLQKYLSTLKKTIDDIKSEIAREIGGKDSAMMKQTIAEYERLIETIAANDTSQEELEELVRLKGQDVERTLGNTALRAFLVLRRQEKNIMLYKNKVVYENFMRTAQHPTLASHPAIREYRDLVTRLYGLYEAKTEAIERMRITARDIQSFTQNLSKKERASIATTIKMSITLLVVALVLVVIFGTIINIKLANSIASPLRTLEKITKKIAQGDFSESIEVKGKDELASLEASFNLMEEKLKNALWSLEHTIEKLREKQAQLVEAEKLASVGMLAAGIAHEINNPLTSVLTFSNLILEQCPKADPRCDQLKIVVRETERARNIVRQLLNFGREVNIKPVKININRPVEEIMDSLVAQEAFKGIELSINLGENLPDVYADPAQIGQVVLNLSLNAIHAITPPGKIEVSTRVIDTFVGIVFRDTGSGIAPEHMGKIFDPFFTTKGETKGTGLGLAVSYGIIKKHGGDIEVASVMGQGTTFTVKVPIHG, encoded by the coding sequence ATGAAGATACGGGATAAACTCTTCGTCGGTTTCGGCCTGTATATATTTCTTTTGGCCATACTCGGATTCTTTGCCTATAAAGAGCTCCGGACGATCTCTCTGCGGCTGGTCCTCGTGGAGACGGCGGACGATATCACCAATACCATCCTTGAAGTACGGCGATATGAAAAGAACTTCCTCCTGTTCAAGGACCAAGAAAGCCTCGACGTATTGCAAAAGTATCTCAGTACGCTCAAGAAAACCATTGATGACATCAAATCGGAGATCGCCCGGGAGATCGGCGGTAAGGATAGCGCCATGATGAAGCAGACCATCGCCGAGTATGAGCGCCTCATTGAAACCATCGCGGCGAACGATACCTCCCAGGAAGAGCTGGAGGAACTCGTGCGGCTCAAAGGACAGGACGTGGAGCGGACGCTTGGCAACACGGCTCTCCGGGCGTTTCTCGTCCTGAGGCGGCAAGAGAAGAACATCATGCTGTACAAAAATAAAGTGGTCTATGAGAATTTCATGAGGACTGCGCAGCACCCGACCCTTGCCTCCCATCCCGCGATCCGGGAATACCGGGACCTCGTTACCAGGCTGTATGGTCTCTACGAGGCGAAAACGGAAGCAATTGAGAGAATGCGCATCACGGCCCGGGACATCCAGTCCTTTACGCAGAACCTTTCAAAAAAAGAACGGGCGAGCATTGCCACGACGATCAAGATGTCCATCACCCTGCTGGTGGTCGCGCTGGTGCTGGTGGTTATTTTCGGGACCATCATCAACATCAAGCTGGCAAACAGCATCGCATCGCCGCTTCGCACGCTTGAAAAAATAACCAAGAAGATCGCCCAGGGTGATTTTTCGGAAAGCATCGAGGTTAAGGGAAAGGACGAGCTGGCATCGCTCGAGGCGTCGTTCAATCTCATGGAGGAGAAGCTGAAGAACGCACTCTGGTCGCTCGAGCACACCATCGAAAAGCTGCGGGAGAAACAAGCGCAGCTGGTGGAGGCGGAAAAGCTCGCTTCGGTCGGGATGCTCGCCGCCGGCATAGCCCACGAGATCAACAATCCACTCACCTCGGTGCTTACCTTTTCCAACCTCATCCTCGAACAGTGTCCCAAGGCCGATCCGAGATGCGACCAGCTCAAGATCGTAGTTCGCGAGACCGAGCGGGCGCGGAACATCGTTCGGCAGCTCCTCAATTTTGGAAGAGAAGTGAATATCAAGCCCGTCAAGATCAACATCAACCGGCCGGTGGAAGAGATCATGGACTCACTTGTCGCGCAGGAGGCTTTTAAGGGGATAGAACTCTCCATAAACCTGGGCGAAAATCTGCCGGATGTGTATGCCGACCCGGCCCAGATAGGGCAGGTGGTCCTGAACCTTTCATTAAATGCCATTCATGCCATTACACCGCCGGGAAAAATCGAGGTGTCCACCCGGGTCATTGACACGTTTGTCGGGATCGTCTTCCGTGACACGGGCTCGGGTATAGCTCCGGAGCATATGGGCAAGATCTTCGATCCCTTTTTTACGACCAAGGGAGAAACGAAAGGTACGGGCCTCGGACTGGCCGTGAGCTATGGTATCATTAAGAAACATGGCGGAGATATCGAGGTCGCCAGCGTTATGGGACAGGGGACGACATTTACCGTGAAGGTGCCGATCCATGGATAA
- a CDS encoding sigma-54 dependent transcriptional regulator encodes MLNILIISDESKYIAALFKATGFTSDTQNQSRESDTSGTVPAGMEGYDIALLDLDTENWQHRLLDVRQSMPVIAFSHPDLNRAVEAMKLGASDYLGKPLTTETLSQVIEKHKKQILNQKYGFDEIIGTSKPMQEVFGLIKKAAASESNVLITGESGSGKELIARAIHRWSPRNEKSFMTINCSAIPDTLLESELFGFEKGSFTGAQYMKKGLLEQADGGTVFFDEIGDVSLLFQTKILRVLQEGEIMRIGGMRHMNVDVRYIAATNVDLKTACQRGTFREDLFYRLNVINIHLPPLRDRLEDVPLLAKHFIQEHAAKRKDIMIKGISSDALHILKEHSYPGNVRELENIIERAISFANTSDILPTDLPPYLMLTSPAKPRPAAQRLRDAIVATEKETIASALREANGNISRAATALGIYRQQLQRKIKQYNIAT; translated from the coding sequence ATGCTCAACATCCTAATCATATCCGATGAATCGAAGTACATCGCGGCCCTGTTCAAGGCTACCGGTTTTACTTCTGATACGCAGAATCAGAGCAGGGAGAGTGACACTTCGGGAACAGTTCCCGCCGGCATGGAAGGGTATGATATCGCCTTGCTGGACCTTGATACAGAGAACTGGCAGCATCGGCTTCTGGACGTGCGACAGAGCATGCCCGTCATAGCCTTCTCTCATCCGGACCTGAACCGGGCAGTGGAGGCTATGAAACTGGGGGCGAGCGATTATCTGGGAAAGCCGTTGACCACAGAGACCCTGAGTCAGGTCATCGAGAAGCACAAAAAACAGATCCTGAACCAAAAGTATGGATTTGATGAGATTATCGGGACGAGCAAGCCCATGCAGGAGGTCTTCGGGCTTATTAAAAAGGCCGCGGCGAGCGAGAGCAATGTGCTGATCACCGGTGAGAGCGGTTCGGGCAAGGAGCTTATCGCCCGCGCGATCCATCGCTGGAGCCCGCGGAACGAAAAGTCGTTCATGACCATAAACTGCAGCGCGATCCCGGACACGCTTCTTGAGTCGGAGCTTTTCGGATTTGAAAAGGGATCGTTCACCGGCGCCCAGTACATGAAGAAAGGCCTTCTTGAACAGGCTGACGGCGGAACGGTCTTTTTTGACGAGATCGGAGATGTTTCGTTGTTATTCCAGACAAAGATCCTGCGGGTCCTCCAGGAAGGGGAGATCATGCGGATCGGCGGAATGCGTCATATGAACGTGGATGTGCGTTACATAGCCGCCACGAACGTCGACCTCAAGACAGCCTGCCAGCGCGGAACCTTCAGGGAAGATCTCTTTTACCGGCTGAACGTTATCAATATCCATCTGCCCCCGCTGCGCGACCGGTTGGAGGATGTGCCGCTTCTCGCAAAACATTTTATCCAGGAACATGCGGCAAAGCGGAAAGACATCATGATCAAGGGCATTTCCAGCGATGCCCTGCACATCCTCAAGGAGCACAGCTATCCAGGCAATGTGCGTGAACTTGAGAACATCATTGAACGCGCCATATCCTTCGCGAACACCTCGGACATTCTGCCGACCGATCTCCCTCCCTATCTTATGCTGACATCCCCTGCTAAACCCAGACCCGCGGCACAGCGGCTTCGGGATGCCATCGTGGCAACGGAAAAAGAAACTATAGCTTCAGCGCTCCGTGAGGCTAATGGAAACATATCCCGCGCAGCAACAGCCCTCGGTATCTACCGGCAGCAACTTCAAAGAAAAATAAAACAATATAATATCGCAACATAA